In the Planctomycetota bacterium genome, one interval contains:
- the gatC gene encoding Asp-tRNA(Asn)/Glu-tRNA(Gln) amidotransferase subunit GatC, whose amino-acid sequence MNINEKLINHIAHLARLEPNLEEKEALRKNLAQILDYIGKLKSIDTDKIEPLIHSIEMNNVLREDKTKPGITREQALSNAPEKEAGFFRVPKIIE is encoded by the coding sequence ATGAACATTAATGAAAAGCTGATAAACCATATCGCACATCTGGCGCGGCTGGAACCCAATCTTGAGGAAAAAGAAGCACTCCGCAAAAACCTCGCCCAAATCCTGGATTATATCGGGAAGCTTAAAAGCATTGATACGGATAAAATTGAGCCGTTAATCCATTCAATTGAAATGAATAACGTCTTAAGGGAAGATAAAACAAAACCGGGCATTACGCGGGAGCAAGCATTAAGCAATGCTCCAGAAAAGGAAGCGGGCTTTTTCCGCGTTCCTAAAATCATAGAATAA
- a CDS encoding dTDP-4-dehydrorhamnose 3,5-epimerase family protein — MIKDVKIKQLKPIPDERGRIMEILRSDDDLFIKFGQVYITTAYPGVVKAWHYHKKQADSFCVVHGMMKVVLYDSREGSATKGEVNEFFMGAYNPILVQIPPFVYHGFKCISEEEAIMLNCPTQPYNPKEPDEYRLPFDTPEIPYNWERKNG, encoded by the coding sequence ATGATAAAAGATGTTAAGATTAAGCAGTTAAAGCCGATTCCGGATGAACGGGGGCGTATTATGGAAATCCTGCGTTCGGACGATGATTTATTCATCAAATTCGGGCAGGTATACATTACTACCGCTTACCCGGGCGTGGTTAAAGCCTGGCATTACCATAAAAAACAGGCCGATTCTTTTTGCGTTGTGCACGGGATGATGAAAGTGGTTTTATACGATTCCCGGGAAGGCTCCGCGACCAAGGGCGAGGTTAACGAATTTTTCATGGGCGCATATAACCCGATTCTCGTCCAGATTCCTCCATTTGTTTACCACGGGTTTAAATGCATCAGCGAAGAAGAAGCGATAATGCTTAATTGCCCGACCCAGCCGTATAATCCGAAAGAACCGGATGAATACCGTTTGCCGTTTGATACGCCGGAAATCCCATATAACTGGGAGCGGAAAAACGGATGA
- the gatA gene encoding Asp-tRNA(Asn)/Glu-tRNA(Gln) amidotransferase subunit GatA has protein sequence MELYKHTALEIRDMVLDKKVSSTDVVKDTFKRIDSVEPKIKAYLTLCKETALAQAGKIDEKIRKGEKIGQLAGIPIAIKDNISTQGIKTTCASKILSNFTPPYDAYVIKRIKEEDGIIIGKTNLDEFAMGSSCENSAFGPTHNPHDLSRVPGGSSGGSAAAIASDMAFISLGSDTGGSIRQPAALCGVVGLKPTYGAVSRYGLVAFASSLDQIGPITKDVRDAALMMNVIAGYDPQDSTSVKEFNSSKVEWFKRLEDGVKGLKIGIPKEYFAEGIDKDISKSVYQSIGLLEKLGAKTIDISLPHTEYGIATYYIIAPSEASSNLARYDGVHYGYRTTDYTDLMSMYHKSRSEGFGPEVKRRIMLGTFALSSGYYDAYYLRALKVRRLIKNDFDEAFKKADVILSPTSPIPAFKMGEKLDDPLQMYLCDVMTVSANLAGIPGISIPSGFTKSKLPVGLQILGKPFEEETILRVARTFERETDYHKTKPVI, from the coding sequence ATGGAATTATATAAGCATACCGCCCTGGAAATAAGGGACATGGTTTTAGACAAAAAAGTTTCCTCCACAGACGTGGTTAAAGACACTTTTAAGCGCATTGATTCGGTTGAGCCGAAAATCAAGGCGTATCTCACCCTCTGCAAGGAAACCGCTTTAGCCCAGGCTGGGAAAATAGATGAGAAAATACGTAAAGGCGAAAAAATCGGACAGCTTGCCGGCATCCCGATAGCCATCAAAGATAATATCTCTACGCAAGGAATAAAAACCACCTGCGCATCCAAAATACTTAGCAATTTCACCCCGCCTTATGATGCCTATGTAATAAAGCGCATCAAGGAAGAAGATGGCATTATCATAGGGAAAACCAATCTGGATGAATTCGCCATGGGTTCTTCCTGCGAGAATTCCGCTTTCGGCCCGACCCATAACCCGCACGATTTATCCAGGGTTCCGGGTGGTTCAAGCGGCGGCTCGGCAGCGGCAATTGCTTCTGATATGGCTTTTATTTCTCTGGGTTCGGATACGGGCGGCTCTATCAGACAACCGGCGGCTTTATGCGGAGTGGTTGGACTGAAGCCAACTTATGGCGCTGTTTCCAGATACGGATTGGTTGCCTTTGCGTCTTCGCTTGACCAAATCGGACCGATAACCAAGGATGTCCGTGATGCGGCTTTGATGATGAACGTCATTGCCGGATACGACCCGCAGGATTCGACATCGGTAAAAGAGTTCAATAGTTCAAAAGTTGAATGGTTCAAAAGGCTGGAAGATGGAGTAAAGGGATTAAAAATCGGCATACCAAAGGAATACTTCGCAGAAGGAATAGATAAAGATATCAGTAAATCAGTATATCAGAGTATCGGATTATTAGAGAAATTGGGAGCAAAAACCATAGATATTTCGTTACCGCATACCGAATACGGAATCGCCACTTATTATATCATTGCGCCGTCTGAGGCAAGCTCTAACCTAGCTCGTTATGATGGAGTGCATTATGGATACCGAACCACAGATTACACAGATTTAATGTCTATGTATCATAAGAGCCGGAGCGAAGGATTCGGCCCCGAAGTAAAACGCCGGATTATGCTCGGCACATTTGCGCTTTCCAGCGGATATTACGATGCATATTATCTCCGTGCTTTAAAAGTAAGGCGTTTAATCAAGAACGATTTCGATGAGGCATTTAAGAAAGCGGATGTCATCCTCTCCCCCACCTCGCCGATACCGGCTTTTAAGATGGGAGAAAAACTGGATGACCCCTTGCAGATGTATTTATGCGATGTGATGACCGTCTCCGCAAACCTGGCAGGAATCCCGGGTATTTCCATCCCATCAGGCTTTACTAAAAGCAAGCTTCCGGTTGGCTTGCAGATATTGGGAAAACCATTTGAAGAAGAGACAATATTACGAGTCGCCAGAACGTTTGAACGGGAAACCGATTATCATAAAACAAAACCAGTTATTTAA
- a CDS encoding tyrosine recombinase XerC → MPDLSNYIAGFMEYLTARNVSVETIRAYKSDLAQFIDFFKGKKITLDPKSLDTLQMREYIIHLKELNKLKTSVARKVASLKAFCRFLNKKGIMDKNPALILRSPKLDKRLPSFLTETETSGLLDKIDLSTLAGKRDKAIIELLYSTGCRVSELAGLYIRDIDTGGAIVRLRGKGKKERLVPLGNFAIKAIEDYLNSRIKENQLATPNIPLFLNHRDGHKLTDRSVRRIIKLHTRMAGLEGKKISPHTLRHTFATHLLDHGADLRSVQEFLGHKSLSTTQIYTHVTTARLRDIYSKSHPRAKTKTG, encoded by the coding sequence ATGCCTGATTTATCAAATTACATAGCTGGTTTCATGGAATACCTAACGGCTAGGAATGTTTCCGTGGAAACCATCCGCGCGTATAAATCGGATTTGGCACAGTTTATTGATTTCTTTAAGGGGAAGAAAATAACGCTCGACCCGAAATCGCTCGATACGCTCCAGATGAGGGAATACATTATCCATCTAAAAGAGCTAAACAAGCTCAAGACCTCTGTGGCACGCAAGGTGGCTTCGCTCAAGGCGTTTTGCCGCTTCCTTAATAAAAAAGGCATCATGGATAAAAACCCGGCGCTGATATTGCGCTCGCCGAAACTGGATAAGCGGCTACCATCATTCCTGACCGAGACAGAAACTTCCGGATTACTGGATAAAATAGACCTTTCAACGCTGGCCGGCAAGCGCGACAAGGCAATTATCGAACTGCTTTACAGCACGGGATGCCGGGTAAGCGAACTAGCCGGATTATACATCAGAGATATTGATACGGGAGGCGCCATAGTCAGGTTAAGAGGAAAGGGGAAAAAGGAGCGGTTGGTGCCATTGGGTAATTTCGCGATAAAAGCTATCGAGGATTACCTTAATTCGCGCATCAAGGAAAACCAGTTGGCAACTCCGAATATACCGCTTTTCTTAAATCACCGCGACGGACATAAGCTAACCGACCGCAGCGTCCGGAGAATTATCAAACTGCATACCAGGATGGCCGGACTGGAAGGCAAGAAAATCAGCCCGCACACCTTGCGGCACACCTTTGCCACGCATCTATTAGACCACGGGGCGGATTTGAGGAGTGTGCAGGAATTCCTGGGGCATAAGAGTTTATCCACCACGCAGATTTATACGCACGTAACAACAGCGCGTTTGAGGGATATTTACAGTAAAAGCCATCCGCGGGCAAAAACCAAGACAGGATAA
- the gatB gene encoding Asp-tRNA(Asn)/Glu-tRNA(Gln) amidotransferase subunit GatB: protein MDYEIVIGLEVHLQLKTDSKMFCGCRNKFGAEPNTLTCPVCLGMPGILPVINKQAFDYALRAGLALNCKIDSFTKFDRKNYFYPDLPKNYQISQYDLPFAKDGWLDIKLTTDNKPLTTKRIGITRVHLEEDTGKLIHPEVRQEAGAEKTQLGYSLVDLNRAGVPLLEIVSKPEINSPEEAYAYLGALKEIMQYLEISDCDMEKGSLRCDTNLSVRPKGDKKLGTKAEIKNINSFKFVKNALVYEAKRQTELLKKGEPVIQETRLWDEKEEVTKPMRSKEEAHDYRYFPEPDLVPVIIDAKWLEEVKKNMPELPETRRKRLINQYQISEHETNVLTQEKAMADYAESGPVRTKTARNLMLGIVLQIINERKIEFGEFARKVPPENLLELAEQLDKKIIVSTMATTVLGKMLDSGKTAAEIIKGQGLEQVSDKSSLEPIIKEVIKNNAKIVADYKGGKKTAIQSLIGQVMKASRGKANPQIVKELLAKLLDN from the coding sequence ATGGACTACGAAATAGTTATAGGGTTAGAAGTTCATCTTCAGCTTAAGACTGATTCGAAGATGTTCTGCGGCTGCCGCAATAAATTCGGGGCGGAGCCGAATACCTTAACCTGCCCCGTCTGCCTGGGAATGCCCGGAATACTGCCGGTTATCAATAAACAAGCCTTTGATTACGCCTTGCGCGCCGGACTGGCATTAAACTGCAAGATTGATTCATTTACTAAATTCGACAGGAAGAATTATTTCTATCCGGACCTGCCTAAAAATTACCAGATATCACAATACGATCTCCCCTTTGCCAAAGACGGATGGCTTGATATTAAACTAACAACTGATAACAAACCACTAACAACTAAAAGAATCGGCATTACCAGAGTGCACCTGGAAGAAGACACGGGAAAACTTATCCACCCGGAAGTAAGGCAGGAAGCCGGGGCAGAAAAGACACAATTAGGCTATAGCTTGGTCGACCTAAACCGCGCCGGAGTGCCACTTTTGGAAATCGTCAGCAAGCCGGAGATTAACTCGCCGGAAGAAGCCTATGCGTATCTGGGAGCTTTAAAGGAAATTATGCAATACCTGGAAATATCCGATTGCGATATGGAAAAAGGGTCGTTGCGTTGCGACACCAATCTGTCCGTCCGCCCGAAAGGCGACAAGAAATTAGGCACCAAAGCAGAGATAAAAAATATCAACTCATTCAAGTTTGTCAAGAACGCCCTGGTATATGAAGCGAAACGGCAGACAGAACTCCTTAAGAAAGGCGAACCTGTTATCCAGGAAACACGACTCTGGGATGAAAAGGAAGAAGTGACAAAACCGATGCGTTCCAAAGAAGAAGCTCATGACTACCGCTATTTCCCGGAACCTGACCTCGTTCCGGTAATAATAGACGCCAAATGGCTGGAAGAAGTCAAAAAAAACATGCCAGAATTGCCGGAGACACGGCGCAAACGGCTTATTAACCAGTATCAAATCTCTGAACACGAAACAAATGTATTAACGCAAGAAAAGGCTATGGCTGATTATGCCGAATCCGGTCCCGTGAGAACAAAAACCGCCCGGAATCTTATGCTGGGAATAGTCCTGCAGATTATTAATGAGCGGAAGATAGAGTTCGGTGAATTCGCACGGAAAGTGCCGCCGGAAAATCTCTTAGAGCTGGCAGAACAATTAGACAAGAAAATAATTGTCTCTACAATGGCAACAACCGTTCTCGGTAAAATGCTGGATAGCGGGAAAACCGCCGCCGAGATTATCAAGGGACAAGGATTGGAACAGGTATCAGACAAAAGTTCGCTTGAACCGATTATCAAGGAAGTGATTAAGAATAATGCCAAAATCGTGGCTGATTATAAAGGCGGCAAGAAAACCGCCATCCAATCGCTTATCGGACAGGTAATGAAAGCCAGCCGAGGCAAAGCCAATCCGCAGATTGTAAAAGAATTGCTTGCTAAATTGTTAGACAATTAA
- the ligA gene encoding NAD-dependent DNA ligase LigA, which translates to MISLDIKKKADELRTEINYHNHRYYVLDDPEVSDAEYDKLMRALSALEAKYPELVTPDSPTQRVGAKPLDKFLTVQHKQPMVSLENAMDEAEFEQWYERLMSELKGAKEIDFVAEPKIDGTAVELVYEKGIFKVGSTRGDGMTGELITENLKTIKSIPLRLIEEDFPLPAYLEVRGEVFINKDAFNKLNRERAQKGEELFANPRNAAAGSLRQLDPKITAARPLDIMIHGIGDTKGVKEKTHQDMMEYLSALGLKVIRHSQLCGNLEELKKYHEKMLSERDKIPYEIDGIVIKVNDFSLRDRLGMRARSPRWAIAYKFPAREETTKLLDIKVQVGRTGALTPVAILEPVSVGGVEVSRATLHNQDEIKRLDLKIGDTVVIKRAGDVIPKIVKVITSKPRGKDNFIMPDKCPECGSKIVFPQDEVIARCPNIACPAQVKGRIEHFAQREAMNIEGLGEKIIEQLVNKGLVKDPSDLYALTKDDILKMERMGEKLAQNIMDAIKNSIKEATLPRLIYALGIRHVGEAIAKTIAEHFQSIDEFMEAPQEKLEEIPEIGSVVAETIRQFFSDSSNRKVIEKLKKAGIDPKAGKPKVGKLAGLIFVFTGELEKYPRSKAKEIVESLGGKTSESVSKKVSYVVAGPGAGEKQDKAKKLGIKVIDEKEFLKMVEE; encoded by the coding sequence ATGATATCCCTAGATATTAAAAAGAAAGCGGATGAGCTCAGGACGGAAATAAATTACCACAACCATCGTTATTACGTTCTGGATGACCCTGAGGTATCAGATGCCGAATACGATAAATTGATGCGGGCTCTTTCCGCTCTTGAGGCGAAATATCCGGAACTCGTTACGCCGGATTCTCCCACCCAGCGCGTCGGCGCCAAGCCGCTTGATAAATTCTTGACCGTCCAGCATAAACAGCCTATGGTCAGCCTAGAAAACGCCATGGATGAGGCCGAATTTGAGCAATGGTACGAACGTTTGATGTCCGAGCTTAAGGGCGCTAAAGAAATAGATTTCGTTGCCGAACCCAAGATAGACGGTACGGCCGTGGAACTCGTTTATGAGAAAGGCATATTTAAAGTCGGTTCGACCAGGGGCGATGGGATGACAGGGGAGCTTATAACCGAAAACCTTAAGACCATAAAGAGCATTCCCCTGCGCCTGATAGAAGAGGATTTTCCCTTGCCCGCCTATCTGGAAGTCCGCGGCGAGGTCTTTATCAATAAGGATGCCTTTAATAAGCTTAACCGGGAGCGTGCCCAAAAAGGGGAAGAACTCTTTGCCAATCCGCGCAATGCTGCGGCCGGTTCCTTACGCCAGCTCGACCCCAAAATAACCGCCGCGCGCCCGCTTGACATTATGATTCATGGCATCGGAGACACCAAAGGGGTTAAAGAGAAAACACACCAAGATATGATGGAATATTTATCCGCGCTCGGCTTAAAGGTTATCAGGCATTCGCAACTATGCGGAAATTTGGAAGAGCTTAAAAAATACCACGAAAAGATGCTGTCAGAGCGCGATAAAATTCCTTACGAGATAGATGGTATTGTCATTAAGGTGAATGATTTTAGTTTGCGCGACCGGTTGGGCATGCGCGCGCGCAGTCCCAGATGGGCGATTGCCTATAAGTTTCCGGCACGCGAAGAAACCACCAAACTCTTGGATATCAAAGTGCAGGTCGGGAGAACCGGCGCCCTCACCCCGGTTGCCATCCTGGAACCGGTTTCTGTCGGAGGGGTGGAGGTTTCCCGCGCCACGCTACATAACCAGGATGAGATAAAACGACTTGACCTTAAAATAGGCGATACGGTGGTGATAAAACGCGCCGGTGATGTTATCCCGAAGATTGTCAAGGTGATTACCTCCAAACCCAGGGGCAAAGATAATTTTATCATGCCGGATAAATGCCCGGAATGCGGTTCAAAGATAGTCTTTCCGCAGGATGAGGTCATCGCGCGCTGTCCGAATATCGCCTGCCCGGCGCAGGTCAAGGGGAGAATCGAGCACTTTGCCCAGCGCGAGGCGATGAATATCGAAGGACTGGGTGAAAAGATTATCGAGCAACTGGTCAATAAAGGGCTGGTTAAAGACCCATCGGATTTATACGCGCTCACGAAGGACGATATCTTGAAAATGGAGCGGATGGGGGAGAAGCTGGCGCAGAATATTATGGACGCCATAAAGAATTCAATTAAGGAAGCAACCTTGCCGCGCCTGATTTATGCATTGGGCATCCGCCATGTCGGCGAGGCCATTGCCAAGACCATTGCCGAACATTTCCAATCAATAGACGAATTTATGGAGGCGCCGCAGGAGAAACTGGAGGAGATTCCGGAAATCGGCTCTGTCGTTGCCGAAACTATCAGGCAGTTTTTCTCCGATTCAAGCAACCGCAAGGTGATTGAAAAGCTTAAGAAAGCCGGCATAGACCCGAAGGCCGGAAAGCCAAAAGTCGGAAAACTTGCCGGACTGATTTTCGTCTTTACCGGTGAGCTTGAAAAATATCCGCGTTCCAAGGCAAAGGAGATTGTGGAATCGCTTGGAGGGAAGACCTCGGAATCCGTGAGCAAGAAGGTAAGTTATGTCGTTGCCGGCCCGGGGGCGGGCGAGAAACAGGATAAGGCAAAAAAACTGGGGATTAAGGTGATTGATGAAAAAGAGTTCTTGAAAATGGTGGAGGAATAA
- a CDS encoding serine/threonine protein kinase, whose amino-acid sequence MQTETLGDFELYRDQPIGKGGGGEVYKGRQISLNRPVAIKFLSSELTDDESFVLRFRREAECLAKLNDEHIIQVYGAGEYKGSHYFAMEYVPGVPLAKFLERKYKFSLDDIIYIGAAVAKALKAAWECDEQIIHRDIKPSNVMVAFPTAVLESKKLDMKEAKIKVMDFGLARAIKTQASAQDLTMTGTIMGTPRYMSPEQGLGKPLDIRSDLYSLGVVLYELASGKAPFESDTSMGYINMHINTDPISIHNIKPNIPKEMEMVIMKCLRKEPAERYRNPTELIDDFEAIKQKHAPFYAKTQMITTESPAQPKPAPKSRRFPIGLSILLILAILGYIGYRIAMNNPDVQRYIKPNIEPAIIGQPSPETILGDEQMKIINHTGKDINNPFDYGIQIMSFIENTSGEIQTRKLRVEIDWQGKTYIKEKEITLSPKSSSTFTVDFYEPTESEDFYKYRVLLTKP is encoded by the coding sequence ATGCAAACAGAAACGTTAGGCGATTTTGAATTATACCGCGACCAGCCGATAGGCAAAGGCGGCGGCGGCGAGGTCTACAAAGGCAGGCAGATTTCGCTTAACCGGCCGGTAGCCATAAAGTTCCTTTCTTCAGAATTGACCGATGACGAATCATTTGTCCTGCGTTTCCGGCGGGAAGCTGAATGCCTTGCCAAGCTTAATGATGAGCATATCATCCAGGTTTACGGGGCGGGCGAATACAAAGGCTCCCATTACTTTGCCATGGAATACGTGCCGGGCGTGCCGCTTGCCAAGTTTCTGGAACGCAAGTATAAATTCTCGCTTGACGATATCATTTATATCGGCGCTGCCGTTGCCAAGGCATTAAAAGCCGCCTGGGAATGCGATGAGCAAATCATCCACCGCGATATCAAGCCATCCAACGTCATGGTAGCTTTCCCAACCGCCGTATTGGAATCAAAGAAACTCGATATGAAAGAGGCGAAAATCAAGGTAATGGATTTCGGGCTGGCGCGCGCCATCAAAACACAAGCTTCGGCGCAGGACCTGACCATGACCGGCACGATTATGGGCACGCCCAGATACATGTCGCCGGAACAGGGGCTTGGAAAACCTTTGGATATCCGCTCTGACTTATATTCATTAGGAGTCGTCCTTTACGAGCTTGCTTCAGGAAAGGCTCCTTTTGAAAGCGATACCTCAATGGGCTATATCAATATGCATATAAACACCGACCCGATTTCCATCCATAATATAAAACCAAATATCCCGAAAGAAATGGAAATGGTCATAATGAAGTGCTTGAGAAAAGAACCTGCGGAACGATATCGCAATCCAACTGAACTGATAGACGATTTTGAGGCTATTAAACAAAAGCACGCGCCATTTTATGCCAAAACTCAAATGATCACGACAGAATCGCCTGCCCAGCCAAAACCCGCGCCAAAAAGCAGGCGTTTCCCAATTGGATTAAGCATCCTTCTTATACTCGCCATACTGGGATATATCGGCTATAGAATTGCCATGAATAACCCGGATGTCCAGCGTTATATCAAGCCGAATATTGAACCGGCCATAATCGGCCAGCCTTCTCCGGAAACCATCCTAGGAGACGAACAGATGAAAATCATCAATCATACGGGAAAGGATATAAACAATCCCTTTGATTACGGCATCCAGATTATGTCCTTTATAGAAAATACTTCCGGCGAAATACAGACGCGGAAATTACGGGTTGAAATTGACTGGCAGGGAAAAACTTATATCAAGGAAAAGGAAATAACGCTTTCTCCGAAAAGCTCCAGCACATTCACGGTAGATTTCTACGAACCGACTGAAAGCGAAGATTTTTACAAGTACCGGGTTTTATTAACCAAGCCGTAA
- a CDS encoding GxxExxY protein: protein MILPQRNRGHKVDNKITEQIIGAAIEVHRHLGAGLLESTYEACLCKELKLRNIEFQSQLPFSVEYKGLKVDCGYRLDLLIEKSVIVEIKSVDEILPIHEAQLITYLKLTKIRIGLLINFNVPLLKDGLRRFIV from the coding sequence ATGATTTTACCACAGAGAAACAGAGGACACAAAGTGGATAATAAGATTACGGAACAGATTATCGGAGCCGCTATTGAAGTCCACCGTCATTTAGGTGCGGGATTGCTGGAAAGTACTTACGAAGCATGCCTGTGTAAAGAATTAAAATTGCGTAATATTGAATTTCAAAGCCAACTCCCGTTTTCTGTTGAATATAAGGGCTTAAAAGTTGATTGTGGATACCGTTTAGATTTACTTATAGAAAAATCGGTAATTGTAGAAATTAAATCCGTAGATGAAATATTACCGATTCATGAAGCCCAGTTGATAACGTATTTGAAATTAACAAAGATACGTATTGGATTATTAATTAATTTTAATGTTCCCCTTTTAAAGGATGGGCTCAGGAGATTTATTGTATAA
- a CDS encoding proline dehydrogenase family protein, translating to MDPMKEFFLFLSRQKSLHKMLSSSGPFCVITRRFVSGDTIEEGVKASKELNQKGVMVSLDCLGESVLDEKMADAVVQEYLKIMEHIKDEEAFKISVSLKLTQLGLDIGKELCLKNLRQILQKAKDYGKLVTIDMEDTPYTDRTIDIYKSMLAEGFKGTGIVIQSYLRRTESDIRNMLPLGPRVRLCKGAYKEPATVAFPDKKDVDKNYLNILSILLSKEALGYGTYPEVASHDEKIINWTLDYVKKNNIAHDKFEFQMLYGIRRDLQEKLAKQGYRIRAYVPYGTHCYPYFMRRLAERPANVLFMAKNMLYR from the coding sequence ATGGACCCCATGAAAGAATTTTTCCTGTTTCTTTCACGGCAGAAGTCACTGCACAAGATGTTGTCATCATCCGGTCCATTTTGCGTCATTACCAGAAGGTTTGTTTCCGGAGATACCATCGAAGAAGGCGTCAAAGCCAGCAAGGAACTAAACCAGAAAGGCGTAATGGTGTCACTGGATTGCCTTGGCGAAAGCGTCCTGGATGAGAAAATGGCTGATGCGGTCGTCCAGGAATACCTAAAAATCATGGAACATATAAAAGACGAAGAGGCGTTTAAAATCAGCGTCTCCCTGAAATTAACCCAGCTCGGACTGGATATCGGCAAAGAGCTATGCCTTAAAAACCTGCGGCAGATACTGCAAAAGGCAAAAGATTACGGCAAACTGGTCACGATTGATATGGAAGATACGCCTTACACGGACCGCACCATAGATATCTATAAATCAATGCTTGCCGAAGGCTTCAAGGGAACCGGAATCGTTATCCAATCCTATTTAAGGAGGACAGAAAGCGATATCCGGAACATGCTTCCTTTGGGGCCGCGGGTGAGGCTATGCAAAGGCGCCTATAAAGAACCGGCCACCGTCGCTTTCCCGGATAAAAAAGATGTTGATAAAAACTATCTTAACATCCTTTCCATACTACTGAGCAAAGAAGCGTTAGGCTACGGCACTTACCCGGAAGTGGCCAGCCACGACGAAAAGATAATCAACTGGACATTGGATTATGTTAAGAAAAACAATATCGCGCACGATAAATTCGAATTCCAGATGCTTTACGGAATCCGGCGCGATTTGCAGGAAAAACTTGCCAAGCAGGGCTACAGGATAAGGGCATATGTGCCCTACGGAACGCATTGCTATCCGTATTTTATGCGGCGTCTGGCCGAACGTCCGGCAAATGTGCTGTTTATGGCAAAGAATATGCTCTATAGATAA
- a CDS encoding sulfite exporter TauE/SafE family protein: MMVIGYVLVGLVAGVAGGMLGIGGGLIIIPALVYIFGFGQHIAQGTTLALMVPPIGIWAAYIYYQKNFIDFQAALFICLAFFLGSYFGAKWAVSIPAPLLKKIFAVFLAAIAVKMFTEK, translated from the coding sequence ATGATGGTTATCGGTTATGTCTTGGTGGGATTGGTTGCCGGCGTGGCAGGCGGAATGCTTGGAATAGGCGGAGGACTGATTATTATCCCGGCCCTTGTTTATATTTTCGGATTCGGGCAGCACATCGCGCAGGGCACGACCTTGGCGCTGATGGTCCCGCCTATCGGCATTTGGGCAGCTTATATATATTATCAAAAGAATTTCATAGACTTCCAAGCAGCGCTTTTTATCTGCCTGGCTTTTTTTCTGGGCAGTTACTTCGGCGCTAAATGGGCAGTATCAATTCCGGCTCCGCTATTAAAGAAAATATTCGCGGTCTTCCTGGCTGCAATCGCAGTCAAGATGTTTACAGAAAAATAA
- a CDS encoding MBL fold metallo-hydrolase, translated as MKLGSVNINIVSDGFFRLDGGAMFGIVPKALWEKRISADEQNRIQMGLWCLAIQAGGKNILINTGVGPNEKYNKRFLEIYAIQHPPDLFSSLAACDLKPEDIDMVVNTHLHFDHSGYNTVPDGNNKFKPAFPNAKYIVQKAEWEKAVAPTVRTRASYRPENIMPLKEYGVLELIDGEKEIAPGVKVKPTGGHTRGHQVILFSSGGKKGVFWSDLIPTTAHLDLPYAMSYDLYPEETMESKGFLIEQAVKEKWICFWEHDPKINCGYLERKGDKIEVLPAECK; from the coding sequence ATGAAACTCGGAAGCGTAAATATTAATATAGTCAGCGACGGGTTTTTCAGGCTTGACGGGGGGGCGATGTTCGGGATTGTCCCGAAAGCCTTGTGGGAAAAACGCATTAGCGCCGATGAACAAAACAGGATACAAATGGGGCTGTGGTGCCTTGCCATACAAGCAGGCGGTAAAAACATCCTGATTAATACCGGCGTCGGGCCGAATGAGAAATATAACAAGCGTTTCCTGGAGATTTACGCCATTCAGCACCCGCCTGACCTTTTTTCCAGTCTTGCCGCCTGTGACTTAAAGCCGGAAGATATTGATATGGTGGTTAATACCCATCTTCATTTTGACCACTCCGGATATAATACCGTTCCCGATGGCAATAATAAATTCAAACCGGCTTTCCCGAATGCGAAATACATCGTGCAGAAAGCGGAGTGGGAAAAAGCGGTTGCGCCGACCGTCCGCACCCGCGCCAGCTACCGCCCGGAAAATATCATGCCTTTGAAAGAATACGGCGTCCTGGAGTTGATTGACGGGGAAAAAGAGATTGCCCCTGGAGTGAAAGTGAAACCGACCGGCGGACATACCAGGGGGCATCAGGTTATCTTGTTTAGCTCCGGAGGGAAAAAGGGTGTTTTCTGGAGCGACCTCATCCCGACGACCGCGCATCTTGATTTGCCTTACGCGATGAGTTATGACCTCTACCCGGAAGAAACCATGGAATCAAAAGGATTCCTTATCGAACAGGCCGTGAAAGAAAAATGGATTTGCTTTTGGGAGCATGACCCAAAAATTAATTGCGGCTACTTGGAGCGAAAAGGAGATAAAATAGAGGTCCTTCCGGCAGAGTGTAAATAA